A single window of Nicotiana sylvestris chromosome 5, ASM39365v2, whole genome shotgun sequence DNA harbors:
- the LOC138868319 gene encoding uncharacterized protein, translating to MAEKLSVDKLTYTHPMFMNPGDTPGMILIPVKLTGSQNYGMWIRSMRIALMAKRKLGLATGTCKRESFEAELHEHWDTCNDLQERFDKVNRMRIFQVHRLWDEYDVMVPPPGCDCAKSKDYIEHFYQQRLLQFLVV from the exons ATGGCGGAAAAACTTTCTGTTGATAAACTCACCTACACTCATCCTATGTTCATGAATCCAGGAGATACACCTGGTATGATATTGATTCCTGTGAAGCTCACTGGATCGCAGAATTATGGAATGTGGATCAGATCGATGCGGATTGCTCTCATGGCGAAGAGGAAATTAGGGTTAGCAACTGGTACCTGTAAGCGAGAATCCTTTGAGGCAGAGTTGCATGAGCATTGGGACACTTGCAAC GATTTACAAGAGCGATTTGACAAAGTAAATCGCATGAGGATTTTTCAAGTTCATCG GTTGTGGGATGAATATGATGTAATGGTACCTCCACCTGGTTGTGATTGTGCTAAGTCTAAGGATTATATTGAACACTTCTATCAACAGAGGTTATTGCAATTTTTAGTGGTCTAA
- the LOC138868320 gene encoding uncharacterized protein produces the protein MKQQYGINMSYIKAYRTKEKALELLRGIPRESYRKLPGWKYCYPIVVVDGTFLKSSHRGTMLTASAQDATSKNFPLAYDVVDSENDASWEWLFEMFRQAFGERERMCIISDRHASILRGASIVYPEVSHCVCIFHLWNNIKKHFKKNHDRLGEVFFALARAYKIEDFNRLMEDMDNIDKRVRGYLFQVGYEKWSIVHSTVNRSMVMTSNIAESLNARN, from the exons ATGAAACAACAGTATGGGATTAATATGAGTTACATAAAAGCTTATAGAACAAAAGAAAAGGCGCTTGAACTACTAAGAGGGATACCACGTGAATCTTATAGAAAACTGCCAG GATGGAAATACTGTTACCCTATCGTAGTGGTTGATGGGACATTCCTCAAATCATCACACAGAGGAACAATGTTAACAGCTAGTGCACAAGATGCAACAA GTAAAAATTTTCCACTAGCATACGATGTTGTAGATTCTGAAAATGATGCTTCCTGGGAATGGCTTTTTGAAATGTTTAGACAGGCCTTTGGGGAAAGGGAAAGGATGTGCATCATATCGGATCGTCATGCAAGCATATTGAGAGGTGCTTCGATTGTGTATCCAGAGGTATCTCACTGTGTATGCATCTTTCATCTTTGGAATAACATAAAGAAGCATTTCAAGAAGAACCATGACCGGCTGGGGGAAGTATTTTTTGCATTGGCCAGAGCATACAAAATTGAAGATTTTAATCGCCTCATGGAAGATATGGACAACATTGATAAGAGGGTAAGGGGTTACCTATTCCAAGTTGGTTATGAAAAGTGGTCTATAGTGCATTCCACTGTTAATAGATCCATGGTGATGACTTCAAATATTGCCGAATCACTCAATGCAAGGAACTGA
- the LOC138868321 gene encoding uncharacterized protein, which yields MTVKPSTDYVSVVMDAEQKRNIVCMQKRECSCKRFQVDEIPCPHAMAVLDYTHMEAPKYCSAYYTKEYFKKTYKVLVNPLPDETTWDLPTEVLDNVVLPPIVKGKPGRPMKSRRKRLYEYLYT from the exons ATGACG GTGAAGCCTTCAACCGATTATGTATCTGTAGTAATGGATGCTGAACAAAAGCGGAACATAGTCTGCATGCAAAAAAGAGAATGCTCATGCAAACGATTTCAAGTGGATGAGATTCCTTGTCCACATGCTATGGCAGTATTGGACTACACACACATGGAAGCACCCAAATATTGTTCTGCCTATTACACCAAGGAATACTTCAAGAAAACATATAAAGTGCTAGTTAATCCACTTCCTGATGAAACTACATGGGACCTTCCAACAGAGGTGTTAGATAATGTGGTCCTACCACCGATAGTGAAGGGCAAACCAGGAAGACCGATGAAGTCGCGACGCAAGAGACTTTATGAATATCTGTATACTTAA
- the LOC138868323 gene encoding uncharacterized protein: MTMTILKIYQNLGAIWGHATHKSVEAMQNTPSEGKQNTPVDRRTRSHSGTPSDRVMRSHTAQHVVVEKGTSSKRKIKIAKKDVVKDKDKGSKRKAKSDGDDVPSKKRKVHVDQKCSSSSDLKLWDYYVPLADHYNTRISVHTNCSLKCNGDPNKDYESVQSSRLMEFFLFSTTNDDLITKNNFLLVESGDFETFPCGKVVFHATLGSMKDKVRSRREMYRYGGLPLTFQCWFYECCPYTRKNLACRIGNLVSRILNWKVKKKVTFKRLRKEFFLLSQEQLVFGNISPTNDEQTRLQLDDFIPVCEDKNEIHIESGVVAEVKTNAKKHSKNKPESQSINNENPDPQSSNLNSSKKELKLLRSEIKKVNDKVSSLENLMISSFKKFFKALGVHNASKGNQKDDNHHDKEFSENNFCSEEVMEKNIGIEEVVKKNVDNEVSLEQTVDVMEGVVKDSIQDGKSSEGVGDDEAWIEDVEPEITAITQSFVTKILLIWGVWWMILYNLEDHIVVVDHDTPEMNPRERKPARVMKSPFINTFDSGGTIQVVENKPTESKKPILTIKYPFEGNVDNLVDFKVLCKWNTFINRGLRTNAPDGVYTEAGNKLNKIFEFGVDDIGEKNGSSHLHIPAYPCVIQYVNTLTEFLKKNRDMNLITETDLIVEYILGYFLRCNVPWSTVDEILFPINLSDKWHWILARLSFKDQRIYVYDSMSGTRQNSAVRRSVEPYSVLLPYFLHRIGFWDTKENPMGIPANDPFEIHVVDGLPTQDNTDCGVYVVAFAEYIIQGSSIPKSIDIDGIRNRYDILLWDYGVKKQRGHAASDDKSTGRLKDQIKKDNKKKSKSHSVVDDKSLKDNKKKGKMHIGDDETLKDIKKKGKLKGKMK; the protein is encoded by the exons ATGACGATGACGATTTTGAAGATTTACCAGAATTTGGGTGCGATTTGGGGGCATGCAACCCATAAATCTGTTGAAGCAATGCAAAATACCCCTAGTGAAGGAAAGCAAAATACTCCTGTTGATAGAAGGACTCGTTCTCATAGCGGGACTCCCAGCGATAGAGTAATGAGGTCACACACTGCTCAGCATGTAGTTGTTGAAAAAGGCACAAGTtccaaaagaaaaattaaaatagcGAAAAAGGATGTTGTGAAGGATAAGGATAAAGGTTCTAAAAGGAAGGCTAAAAGTGATGGGGATGATGTTCCatcaaaaaagagaaaagttcatgTTGATCAAAAATGTTCTAGCTCATCTGATTTGAAG CTTTGGGATTACTATGTTCCTTTGGCTGATCATTATAATACCCGTATCAGTGTGCATACAAACTGCA GTTTAAAGTGTAATGGTGATCCCAATAAGGATTATGAATCTGTCCAGTCGAGTCGGTTGATGGAATT TTTCCTGTTTTCTACTACGAATGATGATTTGATAACAAAGAATAATTTTCTGTTGGTTGAATCTGGTGATTTTGAGACTTTCCCTTGCGGAAAAGTGGTTTTTCATGCTACGTTGGGTTCAATGAAGGATAAGGTTCGTAGTAGGAGAGAGATGTACCGATATGGTGGTTTGCCTTTGACATTCCAGTGTTGGTTTTATGAATGCTGCCCCTATACTCGCAAAAACCTCGCTTGCCGGATTGGAAATCTTGTGTCACGCATACTTAACTGGAAAGTAAAGAAGAAGGTGACGTTTAAGAGGTTGAGGAAAGAGTTTTTTCTTTTAAGTCAGGAGCAG tTGGTGTTTGGTAACATTTCCCCAACAAATGATGAACAAACAAGGCTTCAATTAGATGATTTTATCCCGGTTTGTGAAGATAAAAATGAGATTCATATTGAATCTGGAGTCGTGGCTGAAGTTAAAACAAATGCTAAGAAGCACTCCAAAAATAAGCCAGAATCACAATCTATCAACAATGAGAATCCGGATCCACAGTCCAGTAACTTGAATTCAAGCAAGAAAGAGCTGAAACTTCTCAGAAGTGAAATCAAGAAG GTAAACGACAAGGTTTCATCTTTGGAGAACTTAATGATTTCCTCATTTAAAAAGTTTTTTAAAGCTCTAGGTGTACACAATGCTTCAAAG GGTAATCAAAAAGATGACAACCATCATGATAAGGAATTTTCAGAGAATAATTTTTGTAGTGAGGAAGTTATGGAGAAAAATATTGGTATTGAAGAAGTTGTAAAGAAAAATGTTGACAATGAGGTAAGTCTAGAGCAAACTGTTGATGTTATGGAGGGTGTGGTGAAGGATTCTATACAAGATGGTAAAAGTAGTGAAGGTGTTGGTGATGACGAAGCCTGGATTGAGGATGTCGAGCCTGAAATCACTGCAATCACCCAAAGTTTTGTGACAAAAATACTTCTAATATGGGGAGTTTGGTGGATGATTCTGTACAACTTG GAAGATCATATAGTTGTTGTTGATCATGACACACCTGAAATGAACCCTAGAGAAAGGAAACCAGCAAGGGTCATGAAGTCACCATTCATAAATACATTTGACTCTGGTGGCACCATCCAAGTTGTTGAAAACAAGCCAACTGAGTCAAAGAAGCCCATATTGACTATAAAGTATCCTTTTGAGGGAAATGTTGACAATCTTGTTGATTTCAAAGTATTGTGTAAGTGGAACACTTTCATCAATAGAGGCTTAAGGACTAATGCGCC GGACGGTGTTTATACAGAGGCTGGCAATAAGCTAAATAAAATCTTTGAATTTGGAGTTGATGATATTGGAGAAAAAAATGGTTCTTCACATTTGCATATCCCGGCCTACCCTTGTGTGATTCAGTACGTCAACACTTTAACT gagtttttgaagaaaaatagagaCATGAATTTGATTACTGAAACAGATCTAATTGTTGAGTACATACTTGGGTATTTTTTAAGATGTAATGTTCCTTGGTCTACTGTTGATGAAATCCTTTTCCCTATAAATCTGTCCGATAAGTGGCACTGGATATTGGCGAGATTGTCATTCAAAGATCAGCGCATTTATGTATATGATTCCATGAGTGGCACACGACAGAATAGTGCAGTTCGGAGATCAGTTGAGCCATACTCAGTGTTGCTCCCATATTTCCTTCATCGTATTGGTTTTTGGGACACAAAGGAGAATCCTATGGGAATCCCCGCCAATGATCCTTTTGAGATTCATGTCGTTGATGGGTTGCCAACGCAAGATAACAC TGATTGTGGTGTTTATGTTGTTGCATTTGCTGAGTACATCATTCAAGGCAGCAGTATTCCTAAATCTATTGATATTGACGGGATACGGAATCGATATGATATATTGCTATGGGATTATGGAGTGAAGAAACAAAGAGGACATGCAGCTAGTGATGATAAGTCTACTGGTAGATTGAAGGATCAGATAAAAAAGGATAACAAGAAAAAGAGCAAGTCGCATTCCGTTGTTGATGACAAGTCTTTGAAGGATAACAAGAAAAAGGGCAAGATGCATATTGGTGATGACGAGACTTTGAAGGATATCAAGAAAAAGGGCAAGTTGAAGGGCAAGATGAAGTAG